In Cherax quadricarinatus isolate ZL_2023a chromosome 41, ASM3850222v1, whole genome shotgun sequence, the genomic stretch aataaccggtttctctgaatcccttcactaaatattacccagctcacactccaacagatcgtcaggtcccaaataccattcgtctccattcactcctattgaacacgctcatgcacgcctgctggaagtccaagccccttgcccacaaaacctcccttaccccttccttccaaccttttcgaggacgacccctaccttgccttccttctcctacagatttaaatgctctccatgtcattctactttgatccattctctctaaatgaccaaaccacctcaacaacccctcttcagccatatatatatatatatatatatatatatatatatatatatatatatatatatatatatatatatatatatatatatatagatatatatatatatttttatatatatacatatatatatatatatatatatatatatatatagagatatatatatatacatacatacatacatacatacatacatacatacatacatacacagtggaacaccgcataccgttggccttatataacgttaaatccgtataccgctacattttatcgctaagattttgcctcgcataccgctaaaaaacccactCAACGCTgtttgtccgagacgcgtctatgtgcggccttagccagcctcacatgttccgccggtggcattgtttaccagccagcctccgcggtaacatccaagcatacaatcggaacatttcgtattattacagtgtttttggtgattttatctgcaaaataagtgaccatgggccccaagaaagcttctagtgccaatattacaggaataagggtgagaattactatagagatgaagaaagagatcattgataagtatgaaagtggagtgcgtgtctccgagctggccaggttgtatagtaaaccccaatcaaccatcgctactattgtgggcaacaaaaaggcaatcaaggaagctgttcttgccaaaggtttaactgtgtttttgaaacagagatcgtaagtgatggaagatgttgagagactcttattggtgtggataaatgaaaaacagatagcaggagatagcatctctcaagtgatcataagtgaaaaggctaggaagttgcatgaggatttaattaaaaaaatgcctgcaactagtgatgatgtgagtaaggccagcaaaggttggtttgagagatttaagaatcgtagtggcatacatagtgtgataaggcatggtgaggctgccagttcggaccacaaagcagctgaaaaatatgtgcaggaattcaaggagtacatagacagtgaaggactgaaacctgaacaagtgtttaattgtgatgaaacaggcctgttttggaagaaaatgccaagcaggacctacattactcaggaggaaaaggcactcccaggacataagcctatgaaagacaggcttactctgttgatgtgttccaatgctagtggtgattgcaaagtggagcctttattagtgtatcactcagaaactcccagagcttttaggcaaaagaatatcctcaaggctaatttgtgtgtgctgtggagggcaaacagtaaggcatgggtcactagggactttttctatgactggttacaccatgcatttgcccccaatgtgaaagattacctaactgaaaagaaattagaacttaagtgcctcttggtgttagacaatgcccctggtcatcctacagacgtggcagagcgactttatggggacatgagattcattaaggtgaagtttttgcctcctaataccactcctctcctgcagcccatggaccaggaggttattgcaaacttcaaaaaactgtacacaaaagctctgtttgaaaggtgctttgtagtgacctcagaaactcaactgactcttaagagagttttggagagatcactttaatatcctcaattgtgtaaaccttatatgtaaggcttgggagggagtgactaagaggaccttgaactctgcttggaagaaactatggtcagaatgtgtagacaaaagggattttgaaaggtttgaggctaaccctgagaggagtatgccagttgaggaatccattatggcattgggaaagtccttggggttggaggttagtggggatgatgtggaagagttggtggaggaggacaatgaagaattaaccactgatgagctgctagatcaacttcaacagcaagaggccagacctgaggaaactggttcgaaggaggggagagagaaattgaagaaattgcttactacaaagattaaggaaatctgtgcaatgtggctgaaagtgcaaacctttatggatgaaaatcaccctcacacagctattgcaagccgtgctggtgactattacactgacaatgttgtgaaacactttagggaagtcataaaggaacgagaggtacaggccactatgggcagatatgttgtgcgacagaagtccagtgactctgaagctggtcctagtggcattaaaagaagaagggaagaaaccccagaaaaggacttgacacctcaagtcttaatggaaggggattccccttctaaacactaagactctctcctcctcccatcccatcaatcatcaccagatcttcaataaaagtaagtgtcatgtaattgtgcatgcctttttcagtttgtgtgtattaaaattaatatttcatgtggtaaaaatttttttttttcatacttttgggtgtcttgaacggattaatttgatttccattatttcttatggggaaaattcattcgcataacgataatttcgcataacaatgagctctcatgcacggattaatatcgttatgtgggggtccactgtatatatatatatatatatatatatgtatatgtatatatatatatgtatatatatgtatatgtatatatatatttttttattatcacactggccgattcccaccaaggcagtgtggcccgaaaaagaaaaactttcaccatcattcactccatcactgtcttgccagaggggtgctttacactacagtttttaaactgcaacagtttatttatatatatatatatatatatatatatatatatatatatatatatatatatatatatatatatatatatatatatatatatatatacgtatatatatatatatatatatatatattacatatatacacacacatacacacagtggacccccgcataacgctattaatccgttcctgagagctcaatgttatgcgaaattatcgttatgcgaattaattttccccataagaaataatggaaatcaaattaatccgttcaagacacccaaaagtatgaaaaaaaaaaatttttttaccacatgaaatattaattttaatacacacaaacttaagaaaacatgcacagttacatgacacttacctttattgaagatgtggtgatgattgatgggatgggaggaggggagactggatggttttagtgtttagtaggggaatccccttccattaggacttgaggtgtcaagtccttttccggggttgcttcccttcttcttttaatgccactaggaccagcttcagagtcactggacttctgtcgcacaacatatctgtccatagtggcctgtacctctcgttcctttatgactttcctaaagtgtttcacaacagtgtcagtgtaatagtcaccagcacggcttgcaatagctgtctgagggtgattttcatccatgaaggtttgcacttcaagccactttgcacagatttccttaatctttgaagtaggcaacttcttcaatttctctctcccctcctccgaagcaatttcctcacgtgtggcctcttgctgttgaagttgatctagcagctcatcagtggttagttcttcattgtcctcctccaccaactcttccacatcctccccactaacctccaaccccaaggacttccccaatgccacaattgattcctcaactggcataggattatcagggttagcctcaaatccttcaaaatccctttggtctacacattatggccacagtttcttccaagcagagttcaaggtcctcttaatcactccctcccaagccttacctgtaaggtttacacaattgaggatattaaagtgctctctccaaaattctcttagagtcaattgagtttctgaggtcactacaaagcacctttcaaacagagcttttgtgtacagttttttgaagtttgcaataacctcctggtccatgggctgcaggagaggagtggtattaggaggcaaaaacttgaccttaatgaagctcatgtccccagaaagtcgctctgccaagtctgtaggatgaccaggggcattgtctaacaccaggaggcacttaaggtctaatttcttttcagttaggtaatttttcacattgggggcaaatgcttggtgtaaccagtcatagaaaatgtccctagtgacccatgccttattgtttgccctccacagcacactcaaattagccttgaggatattcttttgcctgaacactctgggagtttcagagtgatacactaataaaggcttcactttgcaatcaccactagcattggcacacatgagaagagtaagcctgtctttcataggcttatgtcctgggagtgccttttcctcctgagtaatgtaggtcctgcttggcattttcttccaaaacaggcctgtttcatcacaattaaacacttgttcaggtttcagtccttcactgtctatgtactccttgaattcctgcacatatttttcagctgctttgtggtccgaactggcagcctcaccatgccttatcacgctatgtatgccactacgcctcttaaatctctcaaaccaacctttgctggccttaaattcactcacatcaccactagttgcaggcatttttctaattaaatcctcgtgcaacttcctagccttttcacttatgatcgcttgagagatgctatcgcctgctatctgtttttcgtttatccacaccaataacagtctctcaacatcttctatcacttgcgatctctgtttcaaaagcacagttaaacctttggcaagaacagcttccttgattgtcgttcttttggacacaatagaagcgatggttgattggggtttactatacaacctggcgagctcagagacacgcactccactttcatgcttatcaatgatctctttcttcatctccatagtaattctcacccttattcctgtagggttggcactagaagctttcttggggcccatggtcacttatttttcaggtgaaatcactataaaaatgctgtaataatacgaaatgttccgattgtatgcttgaatgttaccgcggaggctggcttataaacaatgccactggcagaacaagtgaggctggctcaggccgcatgggagtgtctcggacgaatcgcgttgagcgaattttttagcactgcgaggcaaaattttagcgataaaatgtatcgctatgcggatttaacactatgcgatgccaacgttatgcgggggtccactgtatatatatatacagtggacccctggttaacgatattttttcactccagaagtatgttcaggtgccagtactgaccgaatttgttcccataaggaatattgtgaagtagattagtccatttcagacccccaaagatactcgtacaaacgcacttacataaatacacttacataattggtcgcattcggaggtaatcgttatgggggggtccactgtatatatatatatatatatatatatatatatttctttcaacacaccggccgtatcccaccgaggcggggtggcccaaaaggaaaaacaaaagtttctcctttcacatttagtaatatatacaggagaaggggttactagccctatatataatgatgatgaaagtatattttctttttggggattttctttctttttgggtcaccctgcttcggtgggagacggctgacttgttaaaaaaaaaattctatgtaTTGTTCTAATTATaattaaattaatttttatttaaaGAGCCGATCTCAAGAAAATTGATTTAGGCCTAAGAAATTAGACTGAGGCAATTTACATAAAATTTCTAAGTGTTCTTTTATCATGTTTTTTGGTCATATCTCTAACTACTGCTTTATCTATTTAATGCAGTCTCTAATAGAAAagaagtttgggtgagagaaTTCCAGTGAACCCATTTTGAATTAaatcctatattttttttttttttttaatttagggaTCTTGTGCCAAACCCAAAGAAAACTGGCACCCTGCCTGACTTGAGGTGGGTTGTGCTACAGACATGCTTTTAACCCTTtaagggtttctgacgtactagcaCGGCTCACGCagcagggtttttgacgtactagtacgcctaaattctagcgccctcaaatctagtgagagaaagctggtaggcctacatatgaaagaatgggtctatgtggtcagtgtgcgcagtataaaaaaaatcctgcagcacacagtgcgtaatgagaaaaaaaaatttgtttttggtttaaaacagcgactttacactgtattttcgtatggtatttatgatggtattctagttttcctggtctcattttatagaatggaagacatattacagaaattgagatgattttgattggttttacaatgaaaagtaccttgaaattgagctcaaagtagccgaaatgttcgatttttgccaaagttcaaaagtaaacaaatcatgctacacgtccaatacacgtcaactggtgagtctaatattctttcacaagtgcgctgatattatttataccatttctgcactaatgcagtagtcagcATAatggtaaatcttctattttttgtgaaaataaaaattcaaagtggaaagcaaaagaatgtaagaggggcatggggacgtgactaatgaacagaggaaatgttattttagtgccaggaatgtctttcttgtttattctggaccctatttggaaattgacatctttttaaatttgtgtgaaattggcaaaattgctaaattctgaccactttattggatagttgatatcggtaaatgggtggtttcttgtacttatttgatagaaaaaatagttctagcaaaatagttatgagttttgttgactagtacactggaattggccaaaaatagggctcaaaatgggcaaaatcgctgatgcataaacatcgttgagaccgatAACTTTGCaagagagcgtaattccgtaagttttccatcaaattttatacttttggtgtcattatgatcgagaaaagaatctctatcttttcataagaattttttttttttttttttttttttttttttttttttttttttttttttttttttggaaatttgtcaaccctgagaacaagtctaggagagggcctgtcgaccctgaaagggttaatcatcaGACAATGGGAAACATGAATATAAAAAGGTGTCCAGGAGAGTTACCATCTCCCTTCCTATCAGTACATTGGGGATAGCAGCTTGCATCACGGTATACATGtactgtgatgctgcagtgtgatagTCAGAATTAGAcagtgaacttttttttttttttttttttttagaatgagtacaggcactgtacttgcagtctccaggactcaagtctagctaactggctttttttctgtttttctgaattccttcatatatgttatcttgctcacattCCTAGAGCATGTCAAATTCtagaaaccatttgtcttcacttCAGTCTtaacattctcattctctcattctctctcattcattctctctctcattcattctctctctcattcattctctctctcattcattctctctctcattcattctctctctcattcattctctctcattcattctctctctcattcattctctctctcattcattctctctctcattcattctctctctcattcattctctctctcattcattctctctctcattcattctctctctcattcattctctcattcattctctcattcattctcattcattctctcattctctctctcattctctctctcattctctcattctctctcattctctctctcattctctctcttattctctctctcattctctctctcattctctctctcattcattctctcattcattctctcattcattctctcattcattctctcattcattctctcattcattcattcattcattcattcattcattcattctctctctctctctctctctctctctctctctctctctctctctctctctctctctctctctctctctctctctctctctctctctctctctctctctctctctcatacacacacacacacaaccctccctCTATTTACCTACCTGCTGGATACTAAAGCCTTTAGCATTACAATCTCTTTTCAGTTCCTTCCCCGACCCTTCCTGGGATGAGCCCTACCCCTCCTTTCCTCcaccatgtttttttttctttttttgcactGTCTTTGTTATATTCTGCTCTATCCTTTTTAAACGGCCACACTACCTCAGTaaccctcccccttccctgtCCTATGAATAATACTTTAGATAATCCCATACTGTCTTCTAATTTTTATGCTCTGAATTCTTTTCATAATATTGAAACCATACACTGCTATCAAACACCCCTCCTTGTCTTGCACAATATAAAGGATTGGCACCATTATACTCTTAAAGTGCCTGATCAGCcaagttgtgatggctgtgttggcATATAGGCTGCAAGCACTAACATTTTGGCAGATCTGGATACTAGGATGCCTCCAGCCAGTTGAAAAGGGAATCTCTCTAAAATTGCCTATGATAGGTTTTGATATTGCACATATAAGAAGTGTGTCTTTATTTAGCTCTCTCAACttttttgtgtgtgcatgtgtacatatgtacgtatgtataattgtacatgtacagtgtgtgtgtgtgtgtgtgtgtgtatatatatttatgagacggccgacttgttgaaaaaaaaatatatatatatgtatgtatggatgTCAGTGATTGTTCATGTGTGTATATgttaatacatgtatatgtatgtcaGTATGTACATGCATATGTATGTTAGTATCTACATACACCCAATTAAGTACCGTTAAAAAAAGTGTTGGCAATTCCTGTTATATTTGTTTCTTTGTTACAGATTGGCCCACTGTCTAGTAATGAAGCAGCAGGCAAGGCACTCCAACTATTTGCTACACGTGCCAGACTGTGTGAGGTGGTTGGTGCCAAAGTTGCCAGGTCCAGTCAGTCACTGACACTAAGTAGTGGTGTTAGCACTGCCTCTGCTCAGGGGCACACTTCTTCAGAAAGCACAGCCACCTGTTCTCTAGTGCGGGATGTTAATATGGCAGGCGCATTGACCCCAAGCACTCCCTTGCCCCCTTTGTCACCACAGGTGGATGGCTCTAGCAAAACTCCTGGACTCACAGAGAAGACGCTTTCCCTCACCATAGCCGAGTGTCATAGTTCAAATAATTATGCTAAACTTAGGCGACTATTATGGGCAGTATTTTCTAATGAAGTAGCTCTCAGACATAGCTTTCTAAGAAGCCCAGATTCAGAAGAAAGGTCAGATAACTCATTAATAGGATTCAAAAGTTTAGATAATTCTAGGGTTCAAAGCAAAGAGGAGTTACGCGCACTAGAAAGAGATTTAGACAAAGACCTAGATTGTGCCGAGGTTGTGTGTGTTGGGGAAGGTGCaaccagtagttgtgagggaaATGAGAAAGATAAAGATGAAAGTCAGTGCGTTAAGGATGCCAGTTTGCCATCTACTCTGGATATCAGCGAAGTACGGAGAGCTTATGCTGCTCTGTTTGAGTGTTCTGAGGCAGAGTTTGGAAGTACACTGATGAATGCCATTGTACAGCTGCTGTCCGATTCTCTTAGTATACAGCTCCGTGCTCATAGAGATGCATTTACTGCCATACCAAATAATATCAACATTTTCATTATTCTTTTAGAAAGTCCAGCATTAAATACCACCGATTTTATTGAGATAGTGATGCCAAAGATGTGCCGAACAATCAGTCAATTGCCTGAAAAAGATCAAGCCCTCTTGACTAGACATTTGGCATCGTGGGAGGGGACACGGTTACATCGATTACTTGAATCTCTTCATCAGTTAATTACCATCAAGCTCCTTACCACTGAATTCTCTCGAGATTTTACCATCAACGATGAAGACAGCATTacctctgcaacacaagtcaTGAAGCTTTTGTTCTATGCCAGTATATTGGGAGGTGAATTAGACACTCCTCTGTTAAAAGACATACCCCCTGAAGAATCTTCCATTGAATCTATGCCTTTGCATGATGACCCATTTCTTGGTGTGAGTGGTGCTGGCAAAGATTGGGCAGCGAGGGCACCACCCAAGGACTCCTTAGGCACAGAACTTGGTGTACATGTCTTGGATGCTCGGACACCACTTGTGCCCCTTGCAGAGTTTTATGATGATTTTCTTAGTGACCAGTTGGAAATGGACAGAGATTTTGCTTACTATAAAGCAGGAAGTGGTGACAAGTTTAGCTTTCTTAACTACCCTTTCATCCTCACGGCAGCAACAAAAGCTCTTGGGCTCTACTATGATAATCGAATACGGATGTATTCTGAAAGAAGGATAAGCATTTATCAGCAAGTCATGGAGGGTATGCCTGCAAATCCTTACTTAAAACTCAGAGTGCGAAGAGACCACATAATTGATGATGCTCTTGTAGAGGTATGTAGTTATATATTCTCAGTTTGTGATAAATATTTTGGCAGTTTGGAGTTTGACttttaaactgtcgtatctgagcgcctttgcaaagacagtgattatgtatgagtgaggtgaaagtgttgaatgatgatgaaagtattttctttttggggattttctttcttttttggtcaccctgcctcggtgggagatgaccgacgTGTTGAAGAAGAAAAGATTTGATATTGCCACATAATCATGATATTTTAATTTTCATTCTAGAAGTATCCATGAGTGAATGCAAAATTTCACATATTCAAAACTTAGGCGACCCATGCTGCGGTAAA encodes the following:
- the Ube3a gene encoding ubiquitin-protein ligase E3A isoform X3 gives rise to the protein MLHILGIHLQIGPLSSNEAAGKALQLFATRARLCEVVGAKVARSSQSLTLSSGVSTASAQGHTSSESTATCSLVRDVNMAGALTPSTPLPPLSPQVDGSSKTPGLTEKTLSLTIAECHSSNNYAKLRRLLWAVFSNEVALRHSFLRSPDSEERSDNSLIGFKSLDNSRVQSKEELRALERDLDKDLDCAEVVCVGEGATSSCEGNEKDKDESQCVKDASLPSTLDISEVRRAYAALFECSEAEFGSTLMNAIVQLLSDSLSIQLRAHRDAFTAIPNNINIFIILLESPALNTTDFIEIVMPKMCRTISQLPEKDQALLTRHLASWEGTRLHRLLESLHQLITIKLLTTEFSRDFTINDEDSITSATQVMKLLFYASILGGELDTPLLKDIPPEESSIESMPLHDDPFLGVSGAGKDWAARAPPKDSLGTELGVHVLDARTPLVPLAEFYDDFLSDQLEMDRDFAYYKAGSGDKFSFLNYPFILTAATKALGLYYDNRIRMYSERRISIYQQVMEGMPANPYLKLRVRRDHIIDDALVELEMVALENPGDLKKQMVVEFEGEQGIDEGGVSKEFFQLIVEQIFNPDYAMFCLNNETQTFWFNPNCFESDAQFTLVGIVLGLAIYNNVILDVHFPPVMYKKLCSKPGSFHCLRDWNPTLYRSLVELLEYEGDDMEDVFMQTFRVGYQDVFGTSLTHDLKTDGDNILVSQSSKHEFVELYADFLLNKMVERQFRAFRRGFNMVTDDSPLANLFRPEELELLVCGSQHYDFLELMKSAEYDGGYTSETAIVQAFWELVHDMSTEDKKRLLQFTTGSARVPVGGLARLKLIIARHGPDCDRLPTAHTCFNVLLLPEYSSKEKLKDRLYKAIKYSQGFGML
- the Ube3a gene encoding ubiquitin-protein ligase E3A isoform X1 codes for the protein MSSPEETPDGIGAEEAAARGESFGNEEQDGEDQQEGDPWVSQHQDGDMKRAAAQLIEKYYFQLTNGCGNPHCDNPNCVSSGKIGPLSSNEAAGKALQLFATRARLCEVVGAKVARSSQSLTLSSGVSTASAQGHTSSESTATCSLVRDVNMAGALTPSTPLPPLSPQVDGSSKTPGLTEKTLSLTIAECHSSNNYAKLRRLLWAVFSNEVALRHSFLRSPDSEERSDNSLIGFKSLDNSRVQSKEELRALERDLDKDLDCAEVVCVGEGATSSCEGNEKDKDESQCVKDASLPSTLDISEVRRAYAALFECSEAEFGSTLMNAIVQLLSDSLSIQLRAHRDAFTAIPNNINIFIILLESPALNTTDFIEIVMPKMCRTISQLPEKDQALLTRHLASWEGTRLHRLLESLHQLITIKLLTTEFSRDFTINDEDSITSATQVMKLLFYASILGGELDTPLLKDIPPEESSIESMPLHDDPFLGVSGAGKDWAARAPPKDSLGTELGVHVLDARTPLVPLAEFYDDFLSDQLEMDRDFAYYKAGSGDKFSFLNYPFILTAATKALGLYYDNRIRMYSERRISIYQQVMEGMPANPYLKLRVRRDHIIDDALVELEMVALENPGDLKKQMVVEFEGEQGIDEGGVSKEFFQLIVEQIFNPDYAMFCLNNETQTFWFNPNCFESDAQFTLVGIVLGLAIYNNVILDVHFPPVMYKKLCSKPGSFHCLRDWNPTLYRSLVELLEYEGDDMEDVFMQTFRVGYQDVFGTSLTHDLKTDGDNILVSQSSKHEFVELYADFLLNKMVERQFRAFRRGFNMVTDDSPLANLFRPEELELLVCGSQHYDFLELMKSAEYDGGYTSETAIVQAFWELVHDMSTEDKKRLLQFTTGSARVPVGGLARLKLIIARHGPDCDRLPTAHTCFNVLLLPEYSSKEKLKDRLYKAIKYSQGFGML
- the Ube3a gene encoding ubiquitin-protein ligase E3A isoform X2; its protein translation is MKRAAAQLIEKYYFQLTNGCGNPHCDNPNCVSSGKIGPLSSNEAAGKALQLFATRARLCEVVGAKVARSSQSLTLSSGVSTASAQGHTSSESTATCSLVRDVNMAGALTPSTPLPPLSPQVDGSSKTPGLTEKTLSLTIAECHSSNNYAKLRRLLWAVFSNEVALRHSFLRSPDSEERSDNSLIGFKSLDNSRVQSKEELRALERDLDKDLDCAEVVCVGEGATSSCEGNEKDKDESQCVKDASLPSTLDISEVRRAYAALFECSEAEFGSTLMNAIVQLLSDSLSIQLRAHRDAFTAIPNNINIFIILLESPALNTTDFIEIVMPKMCRTISQLPEKDQALLTRHLASWEGTRLHRLLESLHQLITIKLLTTEFSRDFTINDEDSITSATQVMKLLFYASILGGELDTPLLKDIPPEESSIESMPLHDDPFLGVSGAGKDWAARAPPKDSLGTELGVHVLDARTPLVPLAEFYDDFLSDQLEMDRDFAYYKAGSGDKFSFLNYPFILTAATKALGLYYDNRIRMYSERRISIYQQVMEGMPANPYLKLRVRRDHIIDDALVELEMVALENPGDLKKQMVVEFEGEQGIDEGGVSKEFFQLIVEQIFNPDYAMFCLNNETQTFWFNPNCFESDAQFTLVGIVLGLAIYNNVILDVHFPPVMYKKLCSKPGSFHCLRDWNPTLYRSLVELLEYEGDDMEDVFMQTFRVGYQDVFGTSLTHDLKTDGDNILVSQSSKHEFVELYADFLLNKMVERQFRAFRRGFNMVTDDSPLANLFRPEELELLVCGSQHYDFLELMKSAEYDGGYTSETAIVQAFWELVHDMSTEDKKRLLQFTTGSARVPVGGLARLKLIIARHGPDCDRLPTAHTCFNVLLLPEYSSKEKLKDRLYKAIKYSQGFGML